CCCTTAACCGCTCCCCGTTTTTATTAAGCACCTTCTTGATATATTCAGTTTCTTTATCTGGCAAATCTCTTTCTACATATTCTCTAAGGGTTTTATCACTCAGTATCTTGAGGGTATCATTATAGAGTTCCACAATATTCTTTATTATCCCGATACTCGCAGATTGCAATTCATCTGGCATATTATTTATGCTGTAGAGGAATCGAATAATTGGAGGCATATCAAGGATAGAAAGCTGGTTTTTGAAAACATCCTCAGTCCCTTGAATAAGAGTTGTCCCGAAGGCAATCAAGAGGGAATTGCAAGTGAATCTACGCAAACATTCTGCTTTTACTCTGAATAGAGAACCGACATTTGGTCTTATGTCTGGGGCAATCTGAACTGATGAATGCCATCCCCTAAACTCTTCTAAAAATATTTTAGGCAGTTGATTTATTGCAGGAGCTAAATGCGAAAGATATTTCTTAGAAAGACTTTCTTTTACTTCATTAAAGAGTTGCGGATTATAGAGAGGGACAGATTCAGTTAAAAAGGTTATTCGGCGTGTTTTCCACTCATCTGAATCATCTCTACTTCCAATCTTACTCAGGAGTTCATCCTTTGGGAATAGGGTTGGAAATCTTCCTTTCCCAAACCCTTCTTGACAGTCTTTTCTAAGTTTTTCAGACAACCCCTCAAGATGAACATCAATCCCTTCTTTATCAAACCAATTTGCCGTGTATATCATTGCCTTGATAGCCTCAGAAGATTGCTCTTTATCCTCAAAGATGGCAAAGAAGTCAGCATCAGAGGTTCTGCTTGCTTCAAGTCGGGAGAATGACCCACAAAGAATAACAGATATGTCTTTGTCTTTAAATTCAGTTAGAATTTTAGGAAGTTCAGATTGTGCCTTTGAGATTATCTCTTGCGAGAAAGCCATATTTGAAATAAGAGTCTCTGCTCTTCTTATCTTTGTTACTTTCACAAATTCTTTAAATCCTTGCAGTGATAGTTCAAATTGGTGAGACGCTTTTCCCCCTCCTTCTTGGGTTGCTTCTTCAAAGACAAGGATGGTTTCGTTTCCCATAGAGATTTTATCGCCAGAGGTTAATTTAGTCTTCTTTCCTTTGGTGCTCCTTTTCTCATTTATCTTTGTTCCATACCTACTCTTGTCCCTTATCCACCAGGAGTTATCCTCAAACCAGACTTGCGCATGCTCTCGAGTTACAGAATTGTCAAAAGACAAATCAATATCCACTTCGGATTCATCCGGTCTTCCAATAGTATAAGTATTACCTGGCGTTAATATCCACTCTCCTGGTAACCCCTCAGGAATCTCTTTCTTAGAAGATGATAATGAAATCTTTGCCGTTATATCCTCATCAGGTGGCTGAGTCGTCTTACCTTTATCTCCTGTTGATTCTTTACCTGGCACATCCTCCTGATGGTTTTTAAGTCTTTTAAGCCTTTCTTCAATCTCCTTAATCCGTACCTTTTCTTCCTTAATCCCATTCGTGATATGGACAGGGCAATATAAAGGACCAAACTTAGCCGCCTGTAGTTCTAACTCCCTGAGGTTCTCTTTATGGGTATTAAGCAGTTCATTCAAATGGATTATCTCGTCTTGCGTAGCCATAGTATTTTCTTGTAACCGTTCAGGCTATATATCAAAAGTGTAAGAAAGGGGATAAGGAGATAAGAGTGATATGGAGATAAGATAATAGAAATAGATTGAAATTTATAGAAATAGGTAGAAATTGATTGTGGAAAAC
Above is a window of bacterium DNA encoding:
- a CDS encoding FHA domain-containing protein, with product MATQDEIIHLNELLNTHKENLRELELQAAKFGPLYCPVHITNGIKEEKVRIKEIEERLKRLKNHQEDVPGKESTGDKGKTTQPPDEDITAKISLSSSKKEIPEGLPGEWILTPGNTYTIGRPDESEVDIDLSFDNSVTREHAQVWFEDNSWWIRDKSRYGTKINEKRSTKGKKTKLTSGDKISMGNETILVFEEATQEGGGKASHQFELSLQGFKEFVKVTKIRRAETLISNMAFSQEIISKAQSELPKILTEFKDKDISVILCGSFSRLEASRTSDADFFAIFEDKEQSSEAIKAMIYTANWFDKEGIDVHLEGLSEKLRKDCQEGFGKGRFPTLFPKDELLSKIGSRDDSDEWKTRRITFLTESVPLYNPQLFNEVKESLSKKYLSHLAPAINQLPKIFLEEFRGWHSSVQIAPDIRPNVGSLFRVKAECLRRFTCNSLLIAFGTTLIQGTEDVFKNQLSILDMPPIIRFLYSINNMPDELQSASIGIIKNIVELYNDTLKILSDKTLREYVERDLPDKETEYIKKVLNKNGERLRDNLSRLWNEISKDLSPQERFELFL